In a single window of the Papaver somniferum cultivar HN1 chromosome 8, ASM357369v1, whole genome shotgun sequence genome:
- the LOC113305642 gene encoding uncharacterized protein LOC113305642, producing MDVRLTSDSQLVIRQVELKYNVYDETLSAYMVLVHTLASQIPNIKFRHLRRRYLRYADALAYVSSMLRDENVKAIKITRVYESSVNPQQSFATNREDDVGEDIADDDAGEDIADYFVEDDILSRSNEDEYFSIGEDWRTGVYLFLKEGTLPTDLKQSRKVQSKAWRYDLRDGVLYKKSFLGPLLRCLSREEGHRILKDIHYGDAGNHSGMRSLADKAKMQGY from the coding sequence ATGGACGTACGCCTAACAAGTGATTCACAACTAGTCATTCGACAAGTGGAGCTGAAATACAATGTTTACGATGAGACACTATCAGCATATATGGTTCTGGTCCATACACTAGCATCACAAATACCCAACATCAAGTTCCGACATCTACGTAGAAGATATCTCAGATATGCTGATGCCTTAGCATACGTATCATCTATGCTAAGGGATGAAAACGTCAAAGCCATCAAGATAACAAGAGTATACGAGTCTTCGGTCAACCCGCAACAATCCTTCGCTACAAATCGTGAAGACGATGTAGGGGAGGACATCGCTGACGATGATGCGGGCGAGGATATCGCAGATTACTTTGTCGAAGATGATATCCTATCAAGATCCAATGAGGATGAATATTTCAGTATCGGAGAGGACTGGAGGACCGGAGTTTATCTCTTTCTTAAAGAAGGAACGCTTCCCACAGACCTGAAGCAATCCCGAAAAGTACAATCAAAAGCATGGAGGTATGATCTTCGTGACGGAGTTCTTTACAAGAAGTCTTTCCTCGGTCCCTTATTACGCTGCTTATCCAGAGAAGAAGGTCATCGTATCCTGAAAGACATTCACTATGGAGACGCAGGCAACCACAGCGGAATGAGGTCATTAGCCGACAAGGCTAAGATGCAAGGATATTAA